GTGCCTCGCGGTGCTCGCTGCCCGGCATTCGCGGAAATTGCGGCGCTTCGCCGGCGGCGGCGGCCACTACAATCGAGGTGATTGATTCCTGTTTCGGAAAGGCATAGCTTTCTTCTGTGAACCGACGCGGAGTTCTTTCAGAGCCCGGTAAATCGAATGAACACGCAACTGGCGGCCTATATTGACCCGATTTTCGAGTACGTGATCGTACTGCTGGAAAGGGCCGAAAATAATCAGGAGCCGGATCCGCGGGAAGAGAAGCAGAAGATCCTGGAAAAATTCTCCGCCGCCGACGCTGCTCTGGGTCGATCGCAGGACTGGCAACTGGCGAAGTTCGCGCTGGTGGCGTGGATCGATGAAATGCTGATCTACGGCAGCGGCTGGCCGGACAGCAGCCGAAGCTGGTGGCATTCCAACATGCTGGAACTGGATCTGTTTCCGTCGGAGTCCGATGAACCGCCGCCCGGTTCCGGCACAGTTGTTTCCGACCGCGGCGGAGACACCGTCCGTGACTTCCATTCCGTCGATACCGACGACTTTCGAGGAATCGCCGACCGCGAGTTTTTTCACCGGGCCGCCAAAGCTGCCGAACTTCCGTCAAAGGATGCTCTGGAAGTTTACTACCTTGCGGTGATCCTGGGGTTTCGAGGCGTGTACCGGCACGGCGACCTGGACCCGGAAGCGACGAATCTGCCGCGACAACTGGGAACCTGGCTGCGAAAGACGTCCGCGTCGATTCAGGTCGGGCAACAGCGCCGGCCCGTTCCCGTGCAGACGCGGGCTGCGGCCGGAGCGAATCCTCTGCCCGGCCGATGCCAGTTCTTCGGAGCGACACTGTGGACCGTTGTGCTGGTGTCGGCGGTTGTCGTCGTTTCCACGCTGCACCTGGGCGCACCGGAAGATGTTTCCGCGGCGAACGGCGACGCATCTCATGCTACGCAGCCCGAACCGCTGCCGTCCGGCGATGGAGAGAAGTGATCCATGAACAGCGTGGTCGACAAACTCTTCGCGCCGCTCAGGCTGCTGTTCTGTTCGTCGCTCTTCTCTTCGCCGCGCCCGCAACTGGGAATGTCGCTGCCACAGCGAGTGGGATTCTTTTCGTTTCTGTTCCTGCTGCTGGTTGCGGTGGCGGGGCTGACGCTTCGAATCGGTCTTCGTGACGTTCCTGCAGCCATCCAGCAGCGACCGCTTCCGTTTGCCGTCGTTGCGGCCGTGCTGGTGGGAATTCCGCTGCTGGCGGCATGGCTGGCAAAGCGGTCTTCGTCCAAAGCGGATTGTGAGTTCCCGGATATCGCGGCGGCCTGGCAGGAAGGACTTCGAGTGCTGCAGGTCAAGGGAATCTCGCTGGCAGACACGCCTTTGTATCTGGTGGTCGGTCCGCGCGACGCCGGCGAAGCCAGGGCCGTGGTCGAATCATCCGACATCCCGTTCGAAGTCAGCGGCCTTCCGTTCGGCGATTCTACGCTGATCTGGTTCGCGTCGCACGAAGTGATTTTCCTGGCGTGTCCCGGAGCCAGCCAGGTGTCTCTGCTTTCACGCACCGCGCTGGGAAGTTCCGCCGAGTCGGATGTGTCACTGGCGCCAGGCAGCGAAAAAAGCATCTTCGATCAGACGGTCGGCGCGGTCATGGATTACATCGCCGCGTCTACCGAACTGGGAGCAACAAACGTGGGCTTCGGTGTGCAGCCTCCGCTGGAATCGGAGCAGGGTGATTCCGGAACTCAGCAGTTGTACGACGTTTCGAACCCCGGGTTTCATCTGATGGGACAGACTCTGGCGGCCGGCATGCCGGCGGCTCCGAGGCCCAAAAACCGCCTGAGCCTGGATACGCAGTCGCTGGCGCTGGCCAGCAGAAAACTGGCGGCGGTCTGCAATCTGCTGCAGCAGCACCGCGAACCGAATCCGGCGATCAACGGAGTGATGTCGTTTCTGCCCTTCGGTCTGATCACGACAAGTGACCAGGGAGCGTCGGCGTTACAAAGCGCGGTCGCCTTCGACAACGATGTCATCTGCCGCAACATCGGACTGCGTGCTCACCTGGCAATCATGGTCGGCGGAATGGAGCAGGAAACCGGTTTCCGCGAACTCGTGCGGCGCTTCGGTCCCGAAGTCTCCCGACGAAATCGAATCGGGAAGGGAAGTTCTCAGCCGTGGTGCGACCCGACCGGCGAATCCCTGGAAGCGCTGGCCCGTCACGCGTGCGGTGCCTTCGAAGACAACGTTTATCCGCTGTTCGCCAAGGATCACGAACTGCGCGAACCCGGCAATCCCAAACTTTACAAGCTGTTGTGTGTCAGCCGGCAGCGGCTGACAAACCGGCTGGCGCGAGTTCTGCGTTCCGGGTATTCCTACGAACGCGATTTTGAACGGTCGCTGCCGGTGCTGGGATGCTACTTCGCGGCGACCGGGCATCGTCCGGATCGGCGAGCGTTCGCGTCCAGCGTGTTTCGAAAACTGCTGCAGCATTCATCGTCGCTGGACTGGCATCCCCGGCTTCGCCACACCAACGAACGCTACGTGGCCTGGACCAACATTCTGCTGGGAGTCAACCTGATGCTCATTGCCGCGACGATTCTGGTCTGCGTGCTGTAGCGACCGCCGCGGCGCCTGCCCGCGCTGAAAGCGCCGCGTACCGAAGACTGCGGCCGGCGTCATTCGATGTTGCCGGAGTGTCGAATGGCCTTCACCAGTCGAAACCCAAGCACCAGCGCGAAGAACCAGCCCACGGATCCCGGAATTGAAATTCCCCACAACTGCGGCGGCACGTTGCGGCTCCACAGCAGTGCCGATCCGATGAACAGCGCCGCCGACAGAATTCCCATCACCAGACGGTTGACGGTCTGTTCCAGCCTGCGGTGTTCCAGGTGAACATCGAAGCGACCGCGTTTGATCTGATTCAGCAGGTCAGCAATATCGCGCGGCAGCGTTTCCCCCAGACGAGTCCAGTCGACCCACGCGCGCTGCAGCTTGTTGAACATGCGCTGCGGTGACAGCCGCCGTCTCAGCGCTGTGCTCTGGTACGGCTGCAGAAGTTCGGCCAGGCTGAAATCCGGGTCCAGATTGCGAGCCGTGCCTTCCAGCATCACCAGCACTTTGATCAGCAGCGAAACCCGCACCGGCAGAACGATGCCATACCGTCGGATGATTCCGGTCATGTCGTTCAGGGCACCGCTGAGATCAAAGCCGGACAGCGTCTGACTTCCGTAGTCGGCCAGAAACGACTCAACCTCCGCGCGAAGCCGCAGGTCATCCAGTCCCGGCGGAAGTGAGCCGATCCGGACGATGATATCGCACAGCGAAACGGGATCCTGACGAACGGCCGCCAGCAGCATGTCTTCGATCTGCTCCCGCAGCAGCTCGTCAATTCGTCCGACCATGCCGCCGTCCAGCAGCCCGATCACGCCGCCGTTCAGCAGCATCAGGTTTCCGGGATGCGGATCAGCGTGATAGAAGCCGTCGCGAAAAATCATGTCCAGAAAAATGTGGGCTCCGCGGTGAGCGATGTCGGACAGATCGTACGTCGATTTCCGAAGAGCCTCACAGTCGGCGACGCTGATGCCGTCCAGCCGTTCCATCGTCAGCACCCGGCGCGACGACAGTTCGACAAACGGAGTCGGAAACTTCACGTCTTCCCGACCGGCGAAGTTCCGAAGAAACGCCTGCAGGTTTCTCTGTTCGCGCGTGAAGTCCAGTTCCGCCATCAGCGTCCGTGAAAACTCCTCCGTGGTTTCCACGGGGCGGAACTGCCGAAGTTCGGGAGAATACTGTTCGGCCAGTTCCGCGATGCGATGCATGATCTCCAGGTCGTTGCGAATGCGGTCTTCAATGCCGGCATGCTGAATCTTCAGCACCACCGCGGTTCCGTCGATCAGCCTGGCCGCGTGAACCTGGCCGATGGACGCTGACGCAAACGCGGTTTCGTCGAATTCCGAAAACAGTTCCTCCGGAGCCTGCCCGAGTTCCTCGCGAATCAGATTTCGAACAACGTCGGGAGCATCCGCCGGAGCGTTGGCCTGCAGTTGTGTCAGTTCCGCCGTCAGCTTCGGTCCCACCAGGTCCGGCCGTGTGCTGAGAATCTGGCCCAGCTTGATGAAGGTGGTCCCCAGTTCCGTCAGAGCGTGGCGGATTCGCTGTTCAGTCGACAGTTCAGAAATCGGCTGACCTTCGGAATCCTGAAACATCCGCTGGACCCAGTCGATATGCACGCGGGTCATCCAGCGCGCCAGTCCGTACTTGGCCAGGATTCCAATGACCTCCCGAAACCGGGCCGTGTTGCGAGCCAGTTGCGGCAGCGACGCTACATCCATCCGGTGTTCCTCTTCACGATTTCGTCTCGTCTGTTGACCAGGCCGTCACGCGACAATGAGCCGGCTTTCGTCGATCCGGTCCTGCGGAAAACCGCAGCGCCGAAGCATTCGTTTGCACAGGAATTCGACACGGCAATCGAACGGCATCGGCGCGAATCGTGTCGGACCTGAGCGACCGCCGTGAAGGTTGATGATGACTACTGCCCGGCGGTGCGTTTCAGTATCGTCCGTCCGCTGCTTTTGCCATCGCAGGTCTGTCAGATCGAAAGTGCTGAAATGTCCGTCGACACTCCCGGATGGGTTCGTGACGCTGTCTTCTATCAGATCTTCCCCGATCGATTCGACCGCAGCGGCCGTGTTCCCGTTGCCGGCGAACTGGAAGCGTGGGACGCCGCTCCCACGCCGCACGGTTTCAAGGGCGGCGATCTGTTCGGTGTGGTTGACCGACTGGACTATCTGCAGCAGCTTGGCGTCACGGCGATCTACTTCTGCCCTGTCTTCGCGTCGGCGTCGAATCACCGCTATCACACCTATAACTATTTTGAAGTCGACCCGCTGCTCGGCGGCAATGAAGCTCTGCGACTGCTGCTGGATGCCGCTCACCAGCGCGGCATGAAGATTGTTCTGGACGGTGTCTTCAATCACGCGAGCCGCGGATTCTGGCAGTTTCATCACGTTCTGGAAAACGGCGGCGCTTCTCCGTATCGCGACTGGTTTCACTTCCACCCGGACCGGCTCAGCGGCCGGCTGCCGTTTCAGCCGTATCCCGGCGAAAAGGCCATGATGGAACTTGCCAACGGTCACGGCAGCTACGAAGCCATCGGCTACAGCGCGTGGTGGAACCTGCCGGCGCTGCCGAAGTTCAACACGGATTGCCCGGAAGTTCGCGAGTTTCTGCTGACGGTGGCCGAACACTGGGTCGAATTCGGTATCGACGGCTGGCGTCTGGACGTGCCCAACGAAATCGACGACGACGATTTCTGGCGGGAGTTCCGGCGGCGTGTTCGAGCCATCAACCCGGACACCTATATCGTCGGTGAAGTCTGGAGCGAAGCGACTCGCTGGCTGCAGGGAGACATGTGGGACGCCGTGATGAATTACCAGATCACGGCCGCCTGTCTGGGATTCTTCGGCGGCAACAATCTTGACTTCGAACAGGTCCACCGCCCCAGCAGTTTTCAGCACGTGCGCCGGCTGTCCGCTGAGGAATTCGTCGCGGCTGTTGACCGGGCCACGTCGATCTATCCGCTTCCGATTGTTCAGTCGCAACTGAATCTGCTGGACAGTCACGACATGCCGCGGTTTCTGACATGCTGCCGGAACGACCGAGCCGCTTTGAAGATGGCGTGGCTGTTTCTGTGTACTCTTCCGGGAGCCCCCTGCGTCTACTACGGCGACGAAATCGGACTCAGCGGCCGTCACGATCCGGACTGCCGACGCGGGTTTCCGTGGGACGAAAGCCGTTGGGATTATGACCTGCTGAACTGGTACAAAGCCTGCATCCAGCTTCGCAAACAACACCCCGCCTTTCGTCACGGAACGCGAACATCACAGGTTGTCTCCGGCGAATGTGTCGTCATCCGTTACGGAAACGAGGACGATTTTCTGACGCTGGCATATAACGTCGGCGAGTCTTCGTTCCGGCTAAACGTCTCGGAACTTGATATCGCCGCGAAAGACTCACTGCCGCCGCAGACAATACCCCTGGCGACGTCCGTCACGGATGGTCACGTCGACATTCCGGCGCGATCAGCCGTCGTGCTGTCCGGATTCCAGCGAGCCTGAACCCCTCTCCCGGGCATCGCTCCGCTCGCCCGACCGCTCCCTGCCGCTGCGCTGGGAGAGGTGTGGATGTGAGCATTGAATCGGAAAGCGTTTCTTCGCAACACGGCGTTGAATGCGGTGGAGTTGCCTCCGCCGGATATCATTCCGCCGGTTGCCTGATCCGTGCGGAAGGGGCAAGATTGCAATGCGGCGCATACTCCAATGTCCGTGCCCGCGATGTTGCACTGCGATCGAGTCGAAGGAAACGTCATGAGCGATACGACTTCAGATTCCGATGAACCGGTGCGTCCGCCACTGCCGCGGACGATGCTGCAATGGGTGCTGATCTTCGGACCGGGTGCCATCATCGCGTCGCTGACCATCGGAACGGGTGAACTGATCTTCTCAACACGCGGCGGTGCGCTGTTCGGCTACGACATCCTGTTTGTGTTTGTTGTCATCTCGGCGCTGAAATGGGGACTGGTGATTTCGACGAGCCGTCACATGATTCTGACGGGAGTGCATCCGTATGAACGCATGATCGACCTTCCCGGCCCGCGCGGCTGGATGCCGATTGCGCTGTTGCTGATGGCGACAATCTGTCTGCCGATCTGGATCAGTTTTCATTCCGGTGTGCTGGGCAACCTGACGGCATGGATCACGGGAACCCGCGGCCTGTTCGGCGGCGGGATCGATTACGTCTGGGGCGCCGGAATTCTGGTGGCCGTGCTGATCCTGTCCGCGACCGGCGGATACTCCGTGCTGGAACGTGTGCAGTTGTTTGTCGTCACGGCGATGGTGTTCTGCGCTGTGGTGACTCTGGTGCTGTACCAGCCCGACTGGCTTCGCTTCGTATTTGGACTCGCCCCGAAACCGCTGGCGTATCCCGACTGGCTGACGGAAAAATATCCCGAGATCGCTCGGCATTCCGTCTGGATCGAAGCCACGCGCTACGTGGGAGTCATCGGTGGAGCCGGCTTCGACTATCTGGCTTACACGTCATGGCTGCGGGAAAAGCACTGGGGCATTCTTCCCGACAGAGCGACTTCCGAACAGCTTGAAGAAATGGCTGCCAGCCCCGATCACGAAGTGCGAAAGTGGATTCGGGCGCCGGTCGTGGATTGCGCGATCAGCTTTTTTCTGATCGTTGCGTTCAGTGCTGTGTTCGTCGCGTCCGGTGCCATCATCCTTGGTCCGGCGCACGTCGTTCCCGATGAGGAAAGCCTGCTGAACCTGCAGGCTCGCTTCGTGACAAAGATCCATTCCTGGCTGCTGCCGCTGTACGTGATCGGCGCATTTCTGACGATGCTGGGAACGCTGTACGGCACGATCGAAATCGCATGCTCCATCGCGGACGAAATCGTTCGGTCATTCTTTTCACACTGGAGCCCCCGAACGGCCGGCCGATTGCGGCGGATCGTGCTGGCGTGGTGTGCACCGCTGTCGCTGGCGATTCTGCTGTGGCTGTTCATTCGGCAGTCGGCGACCGAACCAATACCGATCACACAGGCCGCGTCCACCGCGGCAGCGGCTTCGATCGACGTCGAACACAATCCGGAGAACGCTGCAAAACCGGAATCCGATGGCCAAACAGACGAACCCGCGCGACGCGGCAGACCTCGCATCCTGCTGACGATCCTGACACCCGTCAATCTGTTTACCGGCGTGCTTGCCTGCGGACTGGTCTGCTCACTGAGCATCTGGATGGATCGTCGCTGGCTGCCCGCGAAACTGCGCCCGCCGGTCTGGCTGACGGCGATGAACCTGGTTTCGGCCGTCGTCTTTCTGGGACTTGGCGTCAAAGGCTACTGGGATATCGAAAACAGGGTGCCGGTTCTGGGCATTCTGCTGGCGACGTTCATGACCGCTATGGTGCTTGCAGCCACCGTCGTGCCGACGCTGACAAACCGGCAGCGGCACGAGGCATAAAGCGAGCACAGATTGCTTCACCCTCCCGTTAAAGCGGGAAGTGCGGAGTTTGATCGCCGTTCAGGCGATTCAACGACGGGGAGGGTCGGTCGCGCAATCCGAGTTTCCGGGCGTCGCCCTCCCCGCGAGAAATCGGCTGAACGTTGATTCCTGAGCGGCCTTCCTGTTGGAACGGGAGGGTGAAGCACAAACTGCGATTCACCGGTGGATTCTCACTGGCCACTTGCCGAAACCCTCGTACAACTCGGTGTGCCGTTAACTTTGCGGATTGCATGCGGTTTTCGAATTCGGATCGCCTGCTGTTTCCGGGATACCGTCGGTGAAGAAACGTCGCGTGACACACATCATTTTGCTCGCCGCCGGATTCCTGCTGATCGGAGTTGCCGCCATGTTCTTCCTGAGTCTCACCGCGCCGCGTCCGGCCACTCTGGGAGTCCATTCAGGACGACTGGCGGAGCCGCCGGGCACCGCCAACTGCGTGTCGACTCAGACGGATGTCCGATCGTTCTGGATGGCTCCGCTGGAGTTCACCGGTTCGCCCGCTGAGGCGTGGACACGACTGCGACACGTCGTGTCAGAAGTTCCGCGAACCAAAGTAGTGACGGACAACGGCAGCTACATGCACGTGGAAGTCACCAGCGCCGTGTTCCGATTTACCGATGACGTGGAATTCCTGCTGGAACCGGATGCAGGACGAATTCACTTCCGCTCGGCTTCGCGAGTCGGCCGTTCGGATCTGGGAACCAATCGGAAACGCATGCAACGGATCAGGGACCAGTTTCTGAAGCAGCACCCGTGAACGCCGGGGAGCGGCCGAAACGACGTACGATGCCGTCGCATCCAGCGGCCCGGACGCCATCAATAGCGCCAGCCGACTTGTGTGATGAAGGCCGTTCCGGGGCTGACGGTGGGATTGGCGGCGCTGGCGTAATCGATGTCGCGGTTAAACACCCAACCGGCTTCGATGAACCAACTGTAGACACTGGCGTCCATGCGAAAGCCCATCAGGATGCGATAGTCCTTCAGCTCGACTTCATCGCGGCCGGTACCCGTGGCCGTGGAAATTTCATACGCCTCGATGTGGTACTCCGCGCGAGCGTACGCCCATTTGGACCAGTAGGCTTCGTTTCCGAGAAACAGGCTGATCTGAGATTCCGGAAACATCAGCCGCCATTCCCAGAAGTCGTCCCGATAGACCAGACCACCGTACGGGATGACACGGTCGTGAACGCGGTCCCAGAACTGAGCTCCCAGACCCAGAGTCCAGTATTGGTCAAGCTGAAAGAACATGATGCCGCGACCGTCAAGCTGGAACGCGTCGGACGTCATCGAAGCATTCAGGTCGCTGTTGATGGACGGCGTGATTCCCAGACTCAGGCTGTACGGGCCGGCCTGCGGTGTTTCCACTTCATAGTCGACACCGAAACGAAAAGCGGAACCCGGCAACCCTGCGCCACCCGTCGGTCCGTCCCAGTTGCGAAGCCGAAACTGATTGGTCCAGGTGGAAACCCAGCCCGGCAGACACGGTGCCGTATTTGCCAGGTCATAGTCGACTCCGAACTGTCCGAAGCTGCCTGTCGAACCGCCGGTGACGGCTACGTTCGGCATGTACGAAATATCCAGGCGGTTCTGCCAGCCGAGTCGATAGGGTCGCGGACCGTTGGCACCCGGCACCGTGTAGGCTCCCGCGGCGGGAGCGCCCATGCCGTACGGCGTGTAGGGAGCGTACGGAGACGGTTGTGGAGCCGTCCCATACGGAACAGGCTGACCGTACGGCGAAGGCTGTCCATAGGGCGAAGGCTGCATGAAG
This sequence is a window from Planctomycetaceae bacterium. Protein-coding genes within it:
- a CDS encoding DotU family type IV/VI secretion system protein, translated to MNTQLAAYIDPIFEYVIVLLERAENNQEPDPREEKQKILEKFSAADAALGRSQDWQLAKFALVAWIDEMLIYGSGWPDSSRSWWHSNMLELDLFPSESDEPPPGSGTVVSDRGGDTVRDFHSVDTDDFRGIADREFFHRAAKAAELPSKDALEVYYLAVILGFRGVYRHGDLDPEATNLPRQLGTWLRKTSASIQVGQQRRPVPVQTRAAAGANPLPGRCQFFGATLWTVVLVSAVVVVSTLHLGAPEDVSAANGDASHATQPEPLPSGDGEK
- a CDS encoding DUF1499 domain-containing protein — translated: MTHIILLAAGFLLIGVAAMFFLSLTAPRPATLGVHSGRLAEPPGTANCVSTQTDVRSFWMAPLEFTGSPAEAWTRLRHVVSEVPRTKVVTDNGSYMHVEVTSAVFRFTDDVEFLLEPDAGRIHFRSASRVGRSDLGTNRKRMQRIRDQFLKQHP
- a CDS encoding Nramp family divalent metal transporter, with product MSDTTSDSDEPVRPPLPRTMLQWVLIFGPGAIIASLTIGTGELIFSTRGGALFGYDILFVFVVISALKWGLVISTSRHMILTGVHPYERMIDLPGPRGWMPIALLLMATICLPIWISFHSGVLGNLTAWITGTRGLFGGGIDYVWGAGILVAVLILSATGGYSVLERVQLFVVTAMVFCAVVTLVLYQPDWLRFVFGLAPKPLAYPDWLTEKYPEIARHSVWIEATRYVGVIGGAGFDYLAYTSWLREKHWGILPDRATSEQLEEMAASPDHEVRKWIRAPVVDCAISFFLIVAFSAVFVASGAIILGPAHVVPDEESLLNLQARFVTKIHSWLLPLYVIGAFLTMLGTLYGTIEIACSIADEIVRSFFSHWSPRTAGRLRRIVLAWCAPLSLAILLWLFIRQSATEPIPITQAASTAAAASIDVEHNPENAAKPESDGQTDEPARRGRPRILLTILTPVNLFTGVLACGLVCSLSIWMDRRWLPAKLRPPVWLTAMNLVSAVVFLGLGVKGYWDIENRVPVLGILLATFMTAMVLAATVVPTLTNRQRHEA
- a CDS encoding glycoside hydrolase family 13 protein is translated as MKVDDDYCPAVRFSIVRPLLLPSQVCQIESAEMSVDTPGWVRDAVFYQIFPDRFDRSGRVPVAGELEAWDAAPTPHGFKGGDLFGVVDRLDYLQQLGVTAIYFCPVFASASNHRYHTYNYFEVDPLLGGNEALRLLLDAAHQRGMKIVLDGVFNHASRGFWQFHHVLENGGASPYRDWFHFHPDRLSGRLPFQPYPGEKAMMELANGHGSYEAIGYSAWWNLPALPKFNTDCPEVREFLLTVAEHWVEFGIDGWRLDVPNEIDDDDFWREFRRRVRAINPDTYIVGEVWSEATRWLQGDMWDAVMNYQITAACLGFFGGNNLDFEQVHRPSSFQHVRRLSAEEFVAAVDRATSIYPLPIVQSQLNLLDSHDMPRFLTCCRNDRAALKMAWLFLCTLPGAPCVYYGDEIGLSGRHDPDCRRGFPWDESRWDYDLLNWYKACIQLRKQHPAFRHGTRTSQVVSGECVVIRYGNEDDFLTLAYNVGESSFRLNVSELDIAAKDSLPPQTIPLATSVTDGHVDIPARSAVVLSGFQRA
- a CDS encoding AarF/ABC1/UbiB kinase family protein → MDVASLPQLARNTARFREVIGILAKYGLARWMTRVHIDWVQRMFQDSEGQPISELSTEQRIRHALTELGTTFIKLGQILSTRPDLVGPKLTAELTQLQANAPADAPDVVRNLIREELGQAPEELFSEFDETAFASASIGQVHAARLIDGTAVVLKIQHAGIEDRIRNDLEIMHRIAELAEQYSPELRQFRPVETTEEFSRTLMAELDFTREQRNLQAFLRNFAGREDVKFPTPFVELSSRRVLTMERLDGISVADCEALRKSTYDLSDIAHRGAHIFLDMIFRDGFYHADPHPGNLMLLNGGVIGLLDGGMVGRIDELLREQIEDMLLAAVRQDPVSLCDIIVRIGSLPPGLDDLRLRAEVESFLADYGSQTLSGFDLSGALNDMTGIIRRYGIVLPVRVSLLIKVLVMLEGTARNLDPDFSLAELLQPYQSTALRRRLSPQRMFNKLQRAWVDWTRLGETLPRDIADLLNQIKRGRFDVHLEHRRLEQTVNRLVMGILSAALFIGSALLWSRNVPPQLWGISIPGSVGWFFALVLGFRLVKAIRHSGNIE